The following proteins are encoded in a genomic region of Haloarcula salinisoli:
- a CDS encoding M48 family metallopeptidase gives MAIGRRLVLGVVGLGTLVVYLVAGVVGYRLLSLLWAQRPSPAVVVAIVLGTAVLFGGLSYWTGTARLKRSLEAVVVPRSRAPALYRRYDRLTDRMRAGKPSLLVARLPVPNAFAVGGPNGAIVVDRRLFALLSLDEMETLLAHELAHFERRDALVQTLGYSLTQSIVGLVGILLFPVVVLTGGIARGVALLRGDPESWSRSWLGRTHRGALGVIALVGFAVTLLVLSYSRRREWAADDRAATVTGNPLALARALGKIERASTPDLGPLTPLYVHGTEENPLSRLLSTHPPMDARIERLRERARQRL, from the coding sequence ATGGCAATCGGGCGACGGCTCGTACTGGGGGTGGTGGGACTGGGGACGCTCGTCGTCTACCTCGTCGCCGGCGTGGTCGGCTACCGGCTGCTGAGCCTGCTGTGGGCCCAGCGACCGTCGCCGGCGGTCGTCGTCGCCATCGTGCTGGGCACGGCGGTGCTCTTTGGCGGCCTGAGCTACTGGACCGGAACGGCACGGCTCAAGCGGTCCCTCGAGGCGGTGGTGGTGCCACGCTCGCGGGCGCCGGCGCTGTACCGGCGATACGACCGGCTGACCGACCGGATGCGGGCCGGCAAGCCGTCGCTGCTGGTGGCGCGCCTGCCGGTGCCCAACGCCTTCGCCGTCGGCGGGCCAAACGGGGCTATCGTCGTCGACCGGCGGCTCTTTGCACTGCTGTCGCTCGACGAGATGGAGACGCTGTTGGCCCACGAACTCGCACACTTCGAGCGCCGTGACGCCCTGGTCCAGACGCTGGGGTACAGCCTCACCCAGAGCATCGTCGGGCTCGTCGGCATCTTGCTCTTCCCGGTCGTCGTGCTCACCGGCGGCATCGCGCGAGGGGTCGCCCTGCTGCGTGGCGACCCCGAATCGTGGTCCCGGTCGTGGCTCGGGCGGACCCACCGCGGCGCGCTGGGCGTCATCGCGCTGGTGGGCTTTGCCGTCACGCTGCTGGTCCTGTCGTACTCCAGACGGCGCGAGTGGGCCGCGGACGACCGTGCCGCGACGGTGACGGGCAACCCACTGGCGCTTGCGCGGGCGCTGGGGAAGATAGAACGCGCCTCGACGCCGGACCTGGGCCCGCTGACGCCGCTGTACGTCCACGGGACCGAGGAGAATCCGCTCTCGCGGCTGCTGTCGACGCACCCGCCGATGGACGCTCGCATCGAGCGGCTCAGAGAGCGGGCCCGACAGCGCCTCTAG
- a CDS encoding helix-turn-helix domain-containing protein, translating to MSVIAHLRVPAMSFELGQILDVSEGRSIVLEDLVPLGEQAVPFFTIHGTEESEAFRAAVQNHPTVKDIQAVSSHEDRTLFALDWDVSQDRLFEGIEATNAHLLGATGGPNTWEFELRFRSHGALSDFKEYCSEAGISLEVARIYNPTRPESGPFYGLTQRQRDTLVRAVRKGYYSLPREISTQDLADEFDISDQAVTERLRRAIVALVDNSLVAAMEGQEEPGSPEP from the coding sequence ATGAGCGTTATCGCGCATCTGCGTGTCCCCGCTATGTCATTTGAACTGGGGCAGATTCTAGATGTATCCGAGGGGCGAAGTATTGTCCTCGAGGACCTGGTCCCGCTCGGGGAACAGGCCGTGCCCTTCTTCACTATCCACGGCACCGAAGAGAGCGAGGCGTTCAGGGCGGCGGTCCAGAACCACCCCACCGTGAAAGACATCCAGGCGGTGAGCTCGCACGAAGACCGGACGCTGTTCGCGCTCGACTGGGACGTCTCTCAGGACCGCCTGTTCGAGGGCATCGAAGCCACGAACGCACACCTGCTGGGCGCCACCGGCGGCCCGAACACGTGGGAGTTCGAGCTCCGATTCCGCTCTCACGGAGCCCTGAGCGATTTCAAGGAGTACTGTTCGGAGGCGGGCATCTCGCTGGAAGTCGCTCGCATCTACAACCCGACCCGACCCGAGAGCGGCCCGTTCTACGGGCTGACACAGCGCCAGCGGGACACGCTGGTTCGGGCGGTACGGAAGGGCTACTACTCGCTGCCCCGGGAGATATCCACGCAGGACCTGGCCGACGAGTTCGACATCTCCGACCAGGCGGTGACCGAGCGCTTGCGGCGCGCTATCGTGGCTCTCGTGGATAACTCACTGGTGGCGGCGATGGAGGGCCAGGAGGAGCCCGGCTCGCCGGAACCGTGA
- a CDS encoding DUF7344 domain-containing protein: MPKPERDTKLGQALEALSDRYRRELLLALLAENPQDDDDRDPLDIIDPPEEPEVLETELFHKHLPKLEQMGYIEWDRDTGQIATGPNWEDIAPVIELIANHRGELPDGWV; this comes from the coding sequence GTGCCAAAACCAGAGAGGGATACGAAGTTAGGTCAGGCGCTCGAAGCGCTGTCGGATCGCTACCGGCGAGAGTTGCTGCTGGCACTCCTGGCCGAGAATCCACAGGACGACGACGACCGCGACCCGCTGGATATCATCGACCCGCCCGAGGAACCCGAGGTACTCGAAACCGAACTGTTCCACAAACACCTCCCGAAACTTGAACAGATGGGATACATCGAGTGGGACCGGGACACCGGCCAGATAGCGACGGGTCCAAACTGGGAGGACATCGCACCGGTCATCGAGCTCATCGCAAACCATCGGGGCGAGCTGCCTGACGGCTGGGTCTAG